A single window of Dendropsophus ebraccatus isolate aDenEbr1 chromosome 5, aDenEbr1.pat, whole genome shotgun sequence DNA harbors:
- the ATG101 gene encoding autophagy-related protein 101 produces MNCRSEVLEVSVEGRQVEEAMLAVLHTILLHRSTGKFHYKKEGTYSIGTVGTQDIDCDFIEFTYVRVSSEELDRALRKAVNEFKDALRNSGSDGIGQVSLEFYQKKKSRWPFSDECIPWEVWTIKVNIVSLATEQERQICREKVGEKLGEKIINIVEVMNRHEYLPKMPTQSEVDNVFDTSLKDVQPYLYKISYQITDSLGTSVTTTMRRLIKDTLAL; encoded by the exons ATGAATTGCCGATCCGAGGTGCTGGAAGTGTCTGTGGAGGGTCGTCAGGTGGAGGAGGCCATGCTGGCCGTCTTGCACACTATACTTCTTCACAGGAGCACGGGCAAGTTCCACTACAAGAAGGAAGGAACCTATTCTATTGGCACTGTGGGAACACAAGACATAGACTGTGACTTCATAGAATTTACATATGTCAGGGTTTCTTCTGAGGAGCTGGACAGAGCCCTGCGCAAAGCAGTGAATGAGTTCAAG GATGCATTGAGGAATTCTGGAAGTGATGGCATCGGTCAGGTGTCTCTGGAATTCTACCAGAAGAAAAAGTCCCGCTGGCCGTTCTCAGACGAGTGCATCCCATGGGAGGTTTGGACCATCAAAGTCAACATTGTGTCACTAGCAACTGAACAGGAGCGACAAATCTGCAGGGAGAAAGTCGGAGAGAAACTTGGGGAGAAGATTATTAACATTGTAGAAGTGATGAACAGACatgaatatctgccaaaaatgcCAACACAGTCAGAGGTGGACAATGTGTTTGATACAAGCCTGAAGGATGTGCAGCCCTATCTGTACAAAATCTCTTATCAGATCACTGACTCTCTGGGGACATCCGTCACCACTACTATGCGGAGACTTATCAAAGACACGTTGGCTCTGTAG